TTAGAGACATGAAGTAGTAATGGATGTTCTTCATGCGAGCGTATTCTTTCACTCTTGTTTTAAACTCCTTGTGGTCCAACACCTCACCGCAGTATTCCAGTACAAAGGTGTTTCTGAGATagcaataaaaaaaggaaaaggtttTACAATCATCCGTTTTTCAAccaattttgttttttatgtttaactTGCTCAAATGGTGCATGTTTGGTATTGGAATGCAATTAtgacttaaaaacacaaaaggtggAATCAGTTAAAAACAGCTTAATGATGTGGCCTAAAGTATGTAAACTGTTTCTGAACACTATTTAAATTAGGTGGTAGAAAACTTTTCATAAACAAATTTCTGCATTGAAGTGTAATTGGCTCACGCAATCAAATCTTTGGCTGCCCGCAGTCCCCAGCCTTTGTCTTCTGTGAGGATAACCTCAAAGTCTGCATGTTGTCTCTTCTGAAAGCGTCGATTAGAGCAGTAGCCTCCATTCAGGCACCGAGAggagctgaaaagaaaagaaagtttaaaaaaatgttaacgCCCGGCTCCTGACGATTTTTAACAAATTTGGCTTAGCTGTTGACACAATTTAGATGGTAAACCACATGATTTAGACAGACTTCTCTAGTCTAAATAAGAGCACCATGTAGATTGCTTAAGCTAGATAGATATAAAAATAGATACTGTTTTAATCCCGTAGGGCAAATTAGGCATCAAGTAgttgagaaagaaaagaagcacAAAGGAATACAAAAGGGGAACataagaatgaaaataaatagtCTAACCCTTAAAGATAAGAAagaatgtaaacaaaacaagagtaacaaacataaacaagagAAAAGAGCATAATAAgccaaatatataaacatacaaataaataaaatacttctgtACACTTGCgtaagcaacaacaacaacttgtcAGGGTCTCACGATGATTTGAAAATCCCTTAAGTACTTAGAACTAAGTGAGTGTTCTTTGAATTTTCAGGGTCTCTTGCATGTTGTGTCACAGCTTTATCAGTAATAATCAACTTACCACTCAATCATCAGCAGCCGGTTCAAACAGTCTTCCCCACATGCCATGGCTCCCCTCGAGCGCTCCTCTCTCGGCAAAATTGGGCACTCACACTGCATCCTCTTGATATCGCGATGAGATTTGCTCTTCTTTCTGCAAATAAGATTTACCAGATTTTAAATCTTGAACCTTAAATCTCTAAAAATGTGAGTCATTTCTTGGAGAAAGTTGGATATTGTGTCTCTCAGGCTGGACACCATCTTACCTCTCAGTCAAGTACATGTTCTCCTCAATCAAGTCAAAGTATGGGGGCATCTTTTTAGACCTGGATTGATCTCTCCATTTATTGGAATCTCGAAAGTCCTGCAGCATGAATGATGGACGGAGCACCTCAGCTTTCACAGGAGTTTCCTTCGGGGGGTCAGTGTCTCCATGACGCTCCCTTTTGCCTGCAGGCCCCGCCTCTGCCTCGTTGTCCGAATCTGACTCGATCTCTGGACGCCTTTTCTTGGGAGGCCCTCGACCCCTATGGGGCCCGAAGTTGTCTTCTCTCGGGGGATCAGGCACAACAGAGCCTCTGCTATTGCTACTTATTTCATGACCCTGTACAAAGCTTGATGACCCTGTGGCGTTAGGTCCACTCCATTCCACAACTGGTATTCTAAGATTTGATGATTTATCCCCACTGTACTCGTCGTGGTCATTAGTTAGGGAATCAGGATGGATTTCACCTGCAGGATCGTGATAATGTTCATGTGCACCGAGGTAGAGTTTTCTGCAAGTTTGCATGTTTGGAGACTGATGGTTCCAGGCGACAGCACTCTGCCTGTGCTCCTGTTCCATAGGGAAGCTTCCTGTCAATTTAGTGTTCAGTAGCTGTGGCTCATGACTGCTATCAGGTTGCTGGTATGTACTACTTGGCTGCTCTGATTGCGAAAAATCCCAACATACGAGTCCACTCTTGTCATTGATATGGGCGTACATATGATCGCCTACAACAGGCTGTATCTGCACTGGCTCGCATTGTCTGGAAGTATTGTGGCTGTTGGCAGAATCTGTGGCACTTCCATGGGCACTGACATGACCAGCAGTGTAAGGCAGGGCGCTGACGGTGCTGGACCCCTCAGACTGACTGGTGCTGTCAATCATATTGCTCTGGGACAGGCACCACACACGGCTGCTGGTTGAATCATTTGCACCAGCAGATGGACCGCTGTTCTCACCAAATAGAGTAGGAAGACTCCCCTGGCTTTGTTGTAAGCGGACTTGGTTTGGGACTTCATGCATATTCACATCAGGTGCTATATGATCATTGTGCAGGTCTGAAATATTCATAGGACTGACAGATGCTCCTGCGTCCTGTGCATCCTTTAGGGAAGAGTTCTTtggcaccaccaccaccgagTGCAATCGTTTTATGGCCTCGCCACAATCGGAGTCATACTCAGAGTTGTCGCTGTCACTGGCCTCACTCAGTCCTCCTGGTGCATCCTGATGAAGTGATGTTCTCTTAGTCATTTTGCCTTTTGGATCACTATCCTTCGACTGCTCATCAGGATATTTTCCGTTCCAGCTCTTAATCTCCACAGCTGCATCAACCTGTGATGTTTCATTTCCCCGCAGACGCTCGTCTCTCAGTTTTAAGTCACAGTGGTCAATGCTGGTGCTCGCTTGTGAAGGCTCACTTTGGTCTTTGTTTTTACCGGTCACTGATGCGTTGCCTGAGCCAACCTCCTGCTTAGAGATCTTAGTCTGCTTTACCGATGTGGAATGTGTTTCAGCTTCCTGTTGAATATTATCTTGAACCTCAAGGTCTTGTTGGTTACAGTCTTtagaaaaatctatttttttgaCAGAGATTACTTTTTTCACAGTTGGTTTACTCTCTGTACTGACAGTCCTCTGGGAGTTATCACTCTCTGAGGTGTCCTGCCCCACAATATCCCACCGGGACTTTTTAGTTGCGCTGATCTTTTTAACAGTGTCCATACCTTGCTGTCCACACGTCATCTGGTTCTCAGATTCTAGACATGACCACTCCTCTTTGAGGAGGACGCTCGAGTCAGACTGCTTATCAACCTTATTAAACTCAACAGCCGCTGCTTCAGGCTGGACATCATGTGCTACAGGTATATCCGCTGTACGGGGTAAGGACTGTGGCCCTGATGAACAGTCCATGACTTCCGTGTCCTGGCTGCACACTACACTGTTATTACCACTGCTTGAATCTAAGAACGCTGCACCACAGTCCACATGTGGTCCATTGTTAGAAGAAAGGCTATCATTCACGGGGGTCAAGTTTTCCAGGGCAGCATTTAGATACTTCAGGCGTTCACACGAGTTTATAGCTGAGATATTATTATTCTCCACTTCATGATCTGGTTTAGTTTCTTTTGCGATTTTGGGTGATGAATCTTGCAAATCCTTTTCAGTACATGAAACCCTCTCCTTGACGTCCTGACTAGTGTGTTCACTTCCTTCCTGATGGTAatcagaattttcttttttaacttgagaacaaatgtctgtgGTGGTTGCACATGACGGTGCTTTGCCAGAGCTCTGAAAGATGTCTTCTGATTGTCTATCATGTCCAGGGGTTTTCACGGACGATCTCGAGGGTGTTATCTGTTTGGAGTCTGGCCAACTGGTTTTCTTTTGGGAGTTCTTACTTTTCTCATCAGAACTGGAGCTTTTGTCAGAGGCTTGTGATTTTCCCTTATGATCCGCATCAGAGTCACTGGAGCTGCTTTTTTGAAATTTTTCGTAATTTTGAGAGTGGGTATGCAGACTGTTAGAAGAAGACTTGCTGTATGTCTCTGCCTTGTGATGGCTGCTAGATTTGCGGTAACTCGAGTCCGGATCAGGAGAGCACCTGCGCTGGGAATCAGAGTCGGATAATCGCTTTGAAGTCCTTTCAGACCTTGAGGATTGTGTTCTTTTATCCATCTCTGAAGAGTGAGGAGAATCAACAGATTTGTAGACTTTCTCCAATTTTGAGTAGGAAGATGATTTTAAATCTTTCTGTGAGCTTGAATGACCAGACGATCTACTCGAGTCACTAGTCCTTGTCCTCATCTTCCTGTGGTCGTCCTCGGAGTCAGAGCTTTCTCGAGTTCTGTCAGTGCGAGAACGAGGGCTTCTTCTGTCTCTGCGGGGAGAACTCCTGTGTGATCGCCGGTCCGAATCGTGATAGTATGATCTCTCAGGGCGCGATCCCCTGTCTCCTCTGGACCTCTCTGATCTTGAGTGAGATGAACTAGTTCGAGATCCTCGTGATCGAGACCGTGACCTAGACCTGGACCTCCTGCGATCTTTGTCCGATCGAGCTGATCGTGATGATGTATGTCTCGAATCGCGGTCTGATTTGGTGTAACTTGAGGACCTTTCGTGATTCTCTGGGCGCTTCAAAGaacttctttccttttcctctacATATGAACCAGAGGAAGACTTTTTTACCTCTTTGCTTCTGCTGTCacagtttgttttacttttggaGTCAACAGAAATGCGACTGGAAGACATCTGAACTGAATCTCCATCAGATTCTGAGCCAGGGGGAGCACTGTCGGACTGGGACctggttttccttttgtttaccTTATTATCCTGCTCAGTACAGCTAGAAGTCTCTGCATCTTTTCCTGAGGAAGCAGAAGGCTTCTTGGGGCTCACGATGACCCTTGTCTCAGAAGCTTCAATGTGAGGATTCTCAGACGGGCACACATTGACGATATTCTGAGGCTGGGGTGTTGGGAATTCAGTCTCACTTGCTAACTTTTCCAAAACCTCTGTTTCTGGTAAGTGCTGCTCCTCTGGCATAACCGGTTCTGAATTATCTTCGTTCACAGTGACACTTAGAATTTGCTTCTTGAAATGCATCTTTGCTATATCCGGATTAGGGGCTGGTGTTTGAGGAATCTCTTCTATTGATGTTGGCACCATGGGTATCTGCTTTTGTTCAGTTGTGCTGTCTGTACTCTGCTCTCCTTTGTCTGAAGCAGTCGGGAGTTCGGCGGCCAACTTTTCAGGGCTGGTAGGAATGAAGAACAGGCTGTTTAGTGGCTTCTTGGTCGGCGCGAAGCTGAAGGACACCTTTTGGCGACTCTGATCCTCTAGGTTGACCTTTGTCTTGGTCCCCTTAGGCAAGAAATGGTTGGACAGCATCACTCTGGGAGACAGGCTTTTGATTAGAGCTGCCTTGGATAGACCCTCAACCTTTACCTGCAATaataggaaaaaaacaaataaatctccGGAATGAGTTTTACAAAAAGAGGAATTTAGAAAGTGTATTAATACAAAGGTTACTAAAATGCTCATTATCGTTGTGTGAAGACTTACCGAGGCcccactcccctcctctctgttgtAAGGAAATAAAGACACAATGGGAACATGAAAAATAGGAAAGACATAAAATAAATTTGCATGAAAGTTTGCCTTACATATAATATGAATGAACAATTATCATGGTTTCCCAACAACCACTTTCGACCACAAACAAATATCTTTCCATGCACTGCCCCCTTTGAGAATTAGTGCAGCCAGGattttttacacatttagaATACACATGGCTTAGAATACAAATTTGATACCTGACTATTTAATTTAGTTCTGATGCCTTTTTTCCCCcgatgatcacacacacacaaaatcgcTGATCTGCTGGAAACTTGGGGCACAGCCACATCCACAAAGAGTAGATCTAATCCACGAATGTCCTCTGAATAAAAGCTGTAATACCTGCACATCCTGAATATGTGTTGTTTACCTTATCTATTTTTCTGCTGCGTGAGGTCAAATGTTATGTTTACAGAATGGATTATTTCTATTGATAGGAACAAGTTTGTGACAAAAAATAGTTTAACTATTTTGGTAATTCTATGAaaaatctattattattatcaacactATTGATTACTTAACTTGAGCAAGCtgaatttaaaacacaaagtaaacaaacaaaaataagtgCACACAAactaagaaacaaaaaacagtatatatttatGATCCAACAAGCGTGGAAAGTATCCAATCacggaaataaaacaaagatacGCAGATTTAAACATGCAAACCCTGATACATTTTTCTCCGATTTTTGTCTTATTATAGTTGACATGAAGTCCTTAGGGTTGACTCAATTTGGGTACTAGGCAACAACTGGGTCAGTTGATCCTTAAGGATTcaattttttcttcctccttcagtGTGACCTTCAAAACAGGACACTACTGCAGGCCAACTCAGTTACATAGTAACGGCTATAACAAGCAGCCTAAAATCAAGCTACGGATGGACGGAACCTGCTACATAAAGAACCCACAGTGCATTTCTCCCATATGCAAAACTGTATCTGTTGCTACAAAACATGTAACACAACCTTTCTCTGCACTGGGCAGACAAGAGTAGATAAACAAATGAAGGCTTGAGAAGACATGTTGACCTATGgctaattgaaaaaaaaaaaatccattcttTTTGCAGATGACACTAGTATTCCTGATCGTCAAATAACAACTGTGtataaaaaattattaaataataagaGTGCCCCAGGCTTGGGATGACCTTGCAGCAATTTACTGTGAGATTGCAACCAGAAAGATGTGAACATAATGCATCCAAAACAAGACACTATGTGGTAACCATGTTAAAATGATCTCCAAATTCATGTCAAACTACACTTAACAAGGTGAATACACGGTGAGGTGCATTTTGTGCTGTCTAATACCTGATCTCTGACCTGAGCAGAGTGTCCATTGAGAAACTCGTCTAGGATTAGTAGGCCTGAAGAGGCAGCTGGCCAAGAATAATCCGATTCAGAGAAATGAGCCCTCCAAAGTGACGGCACACCTGACAAAAGAAAGATAGGGTTGCAATGACAGCTTACACCTAGTCTCTCAGGAAGCcttcatattttttaaacatcaccAGCATCTTAGGGATGTCCAACAAAtgcagaaatgtgtttgttgaatagactaaatgtatttaacaaGGCACACACTGGACTTGagcaaaatgaatgaatgaatgtcagTGAGTCTGTGGGATCACATGCTTTCGGGCGTGGAATATTTGAACTTGTGTGCAGGCGTCTCTTCCTGAGACTCCTGTTATCTATCGTTGCAATGTGGCAGAGAGGCTTTTGCACCGGGTCTGCTATGACACAAAGATTTCCACTATCCTAGTCTTGGCGGGCTGTTTATCTCGACTGCAGTGACGTTGGCTGCAACACCGAATGGGAAATGCTGCATGCATCCACGGTTTACATATTGTTCGATCGGGGGCCAAGATAGATGCAAACAGAAGTTGCCCAGCGAGAAAAGGAGACATGCATCTCATTGTGATGAATGTAAATCGAAAGCAAACGGTCAAGAGGACACAAGAGGGGTGTCTGCAGAATGAGGACTTGAGTGACAGAACACGTCGACACTTGCGTTAAAACAAGATCCGAGTCTTTTGAAGCCAATTGGGAAAGTGACTAAAGCATGGCCCGTGCGGGAGGAGTGGATGCAGCCAAAACATGGCCTTTAAATGAATGTTACTACCCACTGGGAAAACGAGTAGAGGATATACAGGACACCCAAGGACGTGCTTACATATGTCACCAAGACATGCTAACTCATCCCACTACCTTACACGTGTGAGGAGTAAGAGGACAAGCAGCCACGCGACTGTGCCGTTGACCTATTAACAGACATATATCAGATTAACCAGCTACGCTAACTTGGGCAAGCTAACACTATCAGCGAGCTTCCGTGGGCCATCTTTACAGATAGCCACAGCTGTTGTTGAGCTTTATACAATTAGCGTTGTAAGTGTTGACTAGGAAACAATTTCATAATTGTAAACTTCAAAAGGTATTACAGTAACAGTGAATAAACGTGTTATTCAGCtgcaaacattaaaacaaagatgGCTAGCCGAGAGCTCCTCTAGCATCTGAAGCTAACGCTAAGTAGGCTAGCTAAGTGTAGGAACAGGGCTAACTGTGATACTTGTAACTTATGTGTTGCTTATCGATCCACATTGgatgtgtgtcggtgtgttaTGCCGTCTGTTGGTAATTTTTCTGATTTGCGAATTACAGGAGCCGTTTGTTTTGCGTTTCCGTTTTGGGGGAAAGAATGGACCCGTACACTCGAGTCTGTGTGCACCCGGCATTACTAGCATGCTAGCTGGTGATGTTTTGTCTTGTGTGTAGTAAAATGCTCCCAACAGAATCAGCGTGAACCCGGGTATAAACAATCGATTCCAGGGATACTCACTTTACGAAGTGCTTGAGGTCGCACGGTTCCCCCATCTCCGAAACCGCAGGTAACCGACCCTCCGGAAAAACATCAAGCGACGATGTGTGCCGACGTCAAATCCATACGGGGCTGTCGGAAATGATCGTCCGCTCAGTAGCTCCACGGTCGCTGCTGCAGCCGCAGCCTCCTCCGCCTGGGTCAGTGTTGGTGCTAAAGCGCTAGCATGAGCTCACATAGCTAGCTAAGAGTTGGAGGAAAGATGGATCACGACAATCAAGCCCCAGAAAGTATCCCAGCTTGACCGACctataaattaaaataagtcCGGTAATGCGATTCGCTGCAGGGAGCGTGGACATGTCGTTTTGGGAAACCTTTTATTCCACATGCATCCTGTCGGTGTGTCTCTGGCTGTGGTTGCTGGGTTCAACAACATCACATGATAAGGGACCACAGCTGGAGCGAGCCCCGGACTACTACGTTAAAAATCATGTGGCTAAAAcccaaacagcagcacagttaTTAGACTTAGTAGCATTGTTGTTAGCAGCCAGAGCCCAGTGTAACCAGCTGTTGTGTTCGGTGTATAGGACTTTGACTGTGAGTGGATAACACGACATAATCCATTATTCCGTCAGACTCTGAaatcatgtgaatgtgtgtcatGAAGTGTTTTATTTGCTAGTTCAAACTTGTTCTTGTACTAAGCCATTAGCCACACGTATACTCCGGCCCAATAGGTGGCGGTACTCATGTCTCACGTCactctgaagctgctgcacgCTTCTTGCTCTAGCGCTGTACAGACGAGGTCGACCCGAAGCTGAACTTTTCTTGTcctgattgtttttattattctcgATTTTTCTTTTGCACGAGAATCCGCGGGTGTCAATTGTGTAAGTGAAGTCGTTGGTCAGGTGGATAAATTGTGGTTGTATTCATGCAGAGATATAATCCCGTTGACGCAGTCCAGTGTCGCCTCGGACGAGCGAGGGGCCTTGCGGGTTACGAAGCTAACGGTAGCCGAGCTCGACATTTTGCGGAGATTCGTATGAACCAGCctctttacagtgtgtgtgtgtgtgtggcctcttTAGAGAATCGGTTGCACTTGAAAGGGGAAGTTACGCTCATGGTTACCTCggattggttgtgtgtgtttttatttattgcccATTAGCTTCGTGTTTCGGTGATTGAATAACTGCGATAATAATGTCGACATGGTACATCTGTGTTGTTGATCTATGTTTTACAAGAGTCCTGGGTTCCTAAATCTGGTTTTACGACCACAAGGTGAGGGCATGTTTTCCTAGTGGGGAAATGAATGTCATGGTGTCCTCTGGACTAATGGAGACGCGTAGGTGTGGGCACATACTGGTAAGGACCAGTTTGGGCTTGATATCTTCGGAGTGAGAACATGTTGGGAAAATGGGGACAATCTGGGAGGTCCTAACTACGTGAATTGACAACCCGGAAGCCTAGGTGTTGTGCTTCTGATTTGCTGATTggcttttcattgtttttcccAGTGACAGCATTATAATTAGCTTATGTACACAAGCTGCCAGCCGTCAGCTCTCACCTTAGGATTCCATGCCATTGCTCAGTTAAATTCACGTTGCAGTTACAACAAGCCAGCAGGAGGTGGTGTTGTTTTGCTTCTAGTGAGGCCAGTATTTGTGGCACGGAACAATAGACAGACAACTCTGGTGGAGGATCGGACGAAATGTCTAGCCATGCTATATCTTGTAATATCAAGTAACATcgctgtttgttttcactatATAACATCTGCCATGGGAGTTTCcatctatttgtttattttagcGAGCacgattactcaaaaactactggacggattgccataacttggtggaaggatgtggtggggatcagggaagaacccatttcattttggtgcagattcagatCATGGGGCAGACCAACCCTTTTTTTCTCGCACATTCTTCAATGCTGCAAGATGGATTTCttggagaataattcatggatctttagGGGACAGATATTTGAGTGTGTGACGTTTGGGGCAGATCCAAATCAATATTTGGATCGAGTGAATCAAAAAGTGGTGTCATAATGGGATTGATGAGACTTGGTAGATATACACACGCAATCAAGGAAATCTACTTGGATTTATGGTTTCACTATGGAATCAACTCAAACTGAAATTGAATCACATCATATCTGAAACGCACTGGTTGTTATATTAAAAGGAAAAGTCTGACTACATAGACTTCTAAAGTGTATTAGTTTGGTCCAGTGTGCCAGAAATTGGTGCTGAtgcagaaagacagacaggtaaaAAGCTAGAAAAGGGATTCACAGTTTCTTGAATGACCAGATTGTGGTACTGCTGAGAATTCAAAACTATCCAGGCTTTGTTGAAAATGGATTTGGAAatttaatatgatatatattttaaatggtgaaattttgttctttttgacTTGTATTTCTGGCTAGTGAATGTGGTGCTGTATTGGCTGAATTAAAGCAGGTGCTAATGTTGCTGATGCAACAGCTTGTATTATGTGAGGAGAACAGAGGTATTGTCCTTGGTGTAGGTAGCTTTGCACCAGATGGAAGGACCATCGTCTTCCGAGCCTGCATTTCAAGACCTAATTCATATCGGATCAACAAGACTGTCCCATTCGGAAGTGGATGCAATGGAGAACTACCCGTTCCACCCTGGTTTCGCCGGTCTCTAATTGGCTGAATGAGTGGTGGTACTTTTTGAACTGTCATTGTGATGTGCCTTACCTGGATGAAGGATTAATACTGGTCGGGGAGAGATGGGTCACAAACATAAAATGATTATTATGTTTGGTGCTCTTCAGATTGTTGTGTTCTGGAAGGTGGCATGTTTAGTCATTTAGTCTTATGAAGAAAAACTATCAGCTGTGTTTTTGTAAAGGAATGGCAGtttaaatgtttcctttatATATTAAGTTGGATTTCACAGGATGGAGTTTTTGCTTATTTTAGATAACATTGAGTTTTGTTTTCCAGTGGTTGATTGATTAAAATGGTTTTGGCATAAAGATAACTTAAAGACTTTTAATGGTTTATGTTCAGAGGTCACGTCAGAGTTGGACTGCATGTTTAAATAGTGTTGAAGCTgagctccttttttttttttttttttttaatggctcAGCGATGATGTTGTGGGGGACTTGGTTTCTACGTAGAGTAAATATAATTTGGAAATTGATGTGTTAATCATATTTCACCTAATTATTTCGAGCAAAGGGCAGATAGTAGATGTTGAGCATAACAGACTTCACTCTTGAGTGTGAGATGCGGTACATTAAACTGTTATAGTTAACTTTACCTATCTTAATTAAGCAGTTTATGTTTGCGGTGGCTATTGTGGACATGGGTATGAATGATGTCACCATGTCACTGATGACCTTTGCCTCACATTGCTTTCAAGTTTCTTTGGTCCTCTGTTGGAATCCCAGGAAAAAAAGGCTGAGCTAAAGAAGCCCAGTAGTTGGCAATAATGCTATTTTATACCCTTCTGTCTGCAGGTGCTGTTATTTGTGCATCAGCATGGCAGTCGTCATCCGTTTACGAGGCCTGAGAGTCACAGCAGGTACTGAGGATATTCGCAAGTTCTTCACTGGCCTCAAAATTCCGGATGGAGGGGTGCATATAATTGGTGGGGAGCGAGGGGAAGCTTTCATTATCTTTGCTTCGGATGAAGATGCAAGAAGAGCCATGACACGGTCGGGGAACTGCATTAAGGATGCCCCTGTTGCACTACTACTCAGTAGTAAAGCAGAGATGCAGAGCATGCTTGAAAGAAGTGCAGAAAATGCGGAGCTGGATCAGAGGAGGCGATTTGAGGAGAATGCAAGACCTGCTAAAAGACCTTTTGGCCCTGAGGCGAGCAGGAGATCAGGTAGCCAATCAGGTCATTCCCCTTCGCCAAAGATTCAGAGGCCTTCAAACAGTATTGATGACTTCTCGTGTGTCTTTCTTAAAGGATTGCCTTACACTGTGACTGAAAATGAGGTACGCAAATTTTTCAGCGATTTACTTGTTGACGACATTGTcttgttaaaaaatgaaaatggctCAAACAATGGGAGAGGGCTCGTCAAATTTGCAACAAGGGAGGATGCCAATGAAGGCCTGAAGCGGGACAGGAATTACATTGGGTCGAGGTATATTGAGATTACCGTGACAACAGCAGATGACTGGCATCGCACTACTGGCCGAGCTCCAATGGTTGTCAATAGGAACAACTTTGAAAGGGAGAGATCACCCATTCGTAATCAGAGGAATCCACAAATCCATGCCCGGGCACAATCGCCCATGGCCCAGATGCTCATCCCTCCAGACGACGAGTACTGTGTGTTGTTGGACAATCTGTCCTTTACTGTGGAAAAAGAAGACATAAAAAGGCTCTTTCATCATACAAAGCTTGAGGATGACCAGATCCTGCACTTGATGGACAATGAAGGAAGAAGAACTAGATCATCGTTTGTGCTGTTCAAGAATCAGCGCGACTACTGCGAGGCCTTAACTCAAGAAAAGAGACTATTTTTAAATCGATGGGTTAATACCCGCCCAATCTCTAGAGAGAGCATGATCAACCTACTGGAATCTCACAGCATGGATGCCCGTCCCCCTGGAAACTCTGAACGGTTACAGGAAAGGGCTCCCTCTTCCCCCAGTGATCATGATGGGTCTGAGAAACAATGTCTGTTTGTTCGGAACATGCCACTAGATGTAAGGAAAGTTGAGATAATCGACTTCTTTTTTGGGTTTAGTATCACAGAGGATAAGGTGTTCTTGCTGCTTGACCATGAAGGTGCTGGGGTCGGGAAAGCTTTGGTTCTTTTTCGTTCTGAGGCAGAGGCCACAAGGGCACTTTCTCTGAATGGACAACGCTTCCTTGGGTCAGAAGTTATACTGAAATGCATTTCACGCTCCCAGATGAAGCAGTTGGGTGTTGATCCAGCAATGGGGCAGGGGCCAAGACAGGAGTGGCCCTTGGGCAGGAGCAACGAGTCCCCCTACCACTCAGTTGACAAGTTCCCTGACCTAAGGATGTCTAATGAGAGCAATATATCAATGAATAA
The DNA window shown above is from Platichthys flesus chromosome 11, fPlaFle2.1, whole genome shotgun sequence and carries:
- the setd2 gene encoding histone-lysine N-methyltransferase SETD2 isoform X1, with translation MDTLLRSEIREEGSGASVKVEGLSKAALIKSLSPRVMLSNHFLPKGTKTKVNLEDQSRQKVSFSFAPTKKPLNSLFFIPTSPEKLAAELPTASDKGEQSTDSTTEQKQIPMVPTSIEEIPQTPAPNPDIAKMHFKKQILSVTVNEDNSEPVMPEEQHLPETEVLEKLASETEFPTPQPQNIVNVCPSENPHIEASETRVIVSPKKPSASSGKDAETSSCTEQDNKVNKRKTRSQSDSAPPGSESDGDSVQMSSSRISVDSKSKTNCDSRSKEVKKSSSGSYVEEKERSSLKRPENHERSSSYTKSDRDSRHTSSRSARSDKDRRRSRSRSRSRSRGSRTSSSHSRSERSRGDRGSRPERSYYHDSDRRSHRSSPRRDRRSPRSRTDRTRESSDSEDDHRKMRTRTSDSSRSSGHSSSQKDLKSSSYSKLEKVYKSVDSPHSSEMDKRTQSSRSERTSKRLSDSDSQRRCSPDPDSSYRKSSSHHKAETYSKSSSNSLHTHSQNYEKFQKSSSSDSDADHKGKSQASDKSSSSDEKSKNSQKKTSWPDSKQITPSRSSVKTPGHDRQSEDIFQSSGKAPSCATTTDICSQVKKENSDYHQEGSEHTSQDVKERVSCTEKDLQDSSPKIAKETKPDHEVENNNISAINSCERLKYLNAALENLTPVNDSLSSNNGPHVDCGAAFLDSSSGNNSVVCSQDTEVMDCSSGPQSLPRTADIPVAHDVQPEAAAVEFNKVDKQSDSSVLLKEEWSCLESENQMTCGQQGMDTVKKISATKKSRWDIVGQDTSESDNSQRTVSTESKPTVKKVISVKKIDFSKDCNQQDLEVQDNIQQEAETHSTSVKQTKISKQEVGSGNASVTGKNKDQSEPSQASTSIDHCDLKLRDERLRGNETSQVDAAVEIKSWNGKYPDEQSKDSDPKGKMTKRTSLHQDAPGGLSEASDSDNSEYDSDCGEAIKRLHSVVVVPKNSSLKDAQDAGASVSPMNISDLHNDHIAPDVNMHEVPNQVRLQQSQGSLPTLFGENSGPSAGANDSTSSRVWCLSQSNMIDSTSQSEGSSTVSALPYTAGHVSAHGSATDSANSHNTSRQCEPVQIQPVVGDHMYAHINDKSGLVCWDFSQSEQPSSTYQQPDSSHEPQLLNTKLTGSFPMEQEHRQSAVAWNHQSPNMQTCRKLYLGAHEHYHDPAGEIHPDSLTNDHDEYSGDKSSNLRIPVVEWSGPNATGSSSFVQGHEISSNSRGSVVPDPPREDNFGPHRGRGPPKKRRPEIESDSDNEAEAGPAGKRERHGDTDPPKETPVKAEVLRPSFMLQDFRDSNKWRDQSRSKKMPPYFDLIEENMYLTERKKSKSHRDIKRMQCECPILPREERSRGAMACGEDCLNRLLMIECSSRCLNGGYCSNRRFQKRQHADFEVILTEDKGWGLRAAKDLIANTFVLEYCGEVLDHKEFKTRVKEYARMKNIHYYFMSLKNNEIIDATLKGNCSRFMNHSCEPNCETQKWTVNGQLRVGFFTTKAVPAGTELTFDYQFQRYGKEAQKCFCGTPSCRGFLGGENRVSVRAAGGKMKKDRSRKSALTTVDEELEALLENGEGLYDEKQVVSLCRLMVRVETMEQKFICLKLIHDTQNPSCLKQFLDHHGLSLLWIFMVELSEAKGNSANNIKLQLEIMKTLGVLPISTKNMLEESRVLTFIQRWAQTKSLLHPAEMDGYSSENTSRAQTPLNTPDGSSTKTGPELDADATKPAVFRRLKIISENSLDSALSDASKASDGKEEDDDDDDEEEEDESSQAGLPDSKQLKADPVFEAADPTKDATEVTEKEVKEEKEENEEEAAMSSSSQDQAQIEEVKEDGEQLDLEKKDIEMKEDTSEIQKEELQTESKETREEQEHVVEQASLAVTEKAELESDQSAVKIPEPESPPITTEVTDLPSEQPLEQMEPQTETQEADKPLGNDSQPGESTTDALPSSELPEATIPSEVTAAPVDPSVIGTPSQDEEEGVSDVESERSQEPQLTALDICGMATRLLESWKDLKEVYRIPKKSQVEKEANDRSRDRDTALTPRTPSASREREREREKERERERERDYDRDRDRDRDRDRDRDRDRDWDRDRDRERDRERDRDRDRASDKTPRSSERRRRRSASPPPSSYERSSRRTEERFDPSNVNKTPRGVGGKERNKLSTEERRKLFEQEVAQREAQKQQQQQQQQQQQQQQQQQQQLQQQQQQQLQQQQLLQQQQQLQVQQQQPLQTMAYDPTLVYASSPGFIHYPPGYPIQTFVDPTNPNAGKVLLPTPPVEPGLNYEEDPPQLLVSELGLTSPSSTSQATPVSNLTQHITTANLTTGTPQQYALPTVATQDGGVAVLSLPVPAPPQVQSQQSYTTLWDPTTQQAVTVQTQPAQQYATAPAQAQTQTAIYYQGQPCQTIYSIPSAYPQANTPVIQAYTEPTTSYLHGQSVYPAHPQGVVVQQGGTVTTIVTSQTVQQEMIVPNNVIDLPPPSPPKPKTIVLPPTWKVARDPEGKIYYYHIATRQTQWDPPTWDGSSDNTSVDHESEMDLGTPTYDENPSKFSTKTAEADTSSELAKKSKETFRKEMSMFIVQCLNPFRKPDCKLGRIVNTEDFKHLARKLTHGVMNKELKACTNPEDLECNENVKHKTKEYIKKYMQRFGPVYRPKEDTEVC